A stretch of Caenibius tardaugens NBRC 16725 DNA encodes these proteins:
- a CDS encoding DNA polymerase: protein MIDPDFRLMLFVKDFTGRGEDSFYWFLDGQLEETDAESIVRFAGILLCHDFWMIRDILFDKTGTLPGKIVDVDEFRISTSGVPEDRLDREKRDVTRHLGQHGADQETCDAYQKMFNKGVPFNDDIAIKAATAIVAMYVALSEQAETNGELERFFTLEVPAYRVLQLSMSAGISIDATGLSEKRSQAEHDYFLSLKNYSAKHDMPLETPSRRALEAKLIREGFELDEVSVEYLLEFVPHERDFGGDTMALLALDTSRGVLSSLTLNSSSIRPVVDVFGSRTSRVQPRSPSLQNIPKRYRSIISASAGTQLSYVDFDQFEVGIMAALSGDEELKRLYAAGDMYDLFANTHLGLFDNRKAAKQLFLSYAYGMSRQALVDAAYSLGVDRQKAKEAFRLFQQYEDWKKSLWLDFQRSGRVATVLGNHYRRTGRGQLTGKEQRSAVSQVIQGTASLIFKRALLEAASMSDVKVVLPMHDALLFEHRLAETPAKVVDAFERVMTDVLGSQVAGKASISPFAEREPPLSAPKSR from the coding sequence ATGATTGACCCAGATTTCAGACTGATGCTCTTCGTGAAAGACTTTACCGGAAGGGGGGAGGATTCGTTTTACTGGTTCTTGGATGGCCAGCTGGAGGAAACTGATGCCGAAAGCATCGTCAGGTTTGCGGGAATTTTGCTATGCCATGACTTCTGGATGATCCGCGACATTTTGTTCGACAAGACCGGGACCCTACCCGGTAAAATCGTTGACGTCGACGAGTTCCGCATCTCGACTAGCGGGGTGCCCGAGGACCGGCTCGACCGTGAAAAGCGTGATGTAACCCGACATCTCGGTCAGCATGGAGCCGACCAGGAAACTTGCGACGCTTACCAGAAGATGTTCAACAAGGGCGTCCCGTTCAACGACGACATTGCCATCAAAGCCGCGACGGCGATCGTGGCCATGTATGTCGCCCTGAGTGAACAGGCCGAAACAAACGGGGAGCTTGAGCGCTTTTTCACACTTGAAGTACCCGCATACCGGGTACTCCAGCTTTCCATGTCGGCAGGAATTTCGATTGACGCTACTGGGCTTTCGGAAAAGCGGTCACAGGCTGAGCACGACTACTTCCTGTCACTAAAGAATTATTCCGCCAAGCACGACATGCCCCTTGAGACGCCGAGCAGGCGAGCCTTAGAGGCTAAGCTAATCCGGGAGGGCTTCGAACTGGATGAAGTTTCTGTCGAGTACCTGCTTGAATTCGTGCCACACGAACGCGACTTCGGGGGCGACACCATGGCTCTGCTCGCGCTCGATACGTCGCGTGGGGTTCTTAGTTCCCTTACATTGAACAGTAGTAGCATTCGGCCAGTCGTGGACGTGTTCGGCTCGCGAACGTCGCGCGTCCAACCGCGCAGTCCCAGCCTCCAGAACATCCCAAAGCGGTACCGGTCCATCATCAGTGCGTCTGCCGGCACCCAACTCAGCTATGTCGACTTCGACCAGTTCGAGGTCGGCATAATGGCTGCCCTTTCCGGAGACGAGGAGCTGAAACGGCTCTACGCGGCAGGTGATATGTACGATCTTTTCGCGAATACTCATCTGGGTCTCTTCGACAACCGGAAAGCGGCGAAGCAATTGTTCCTTTCCTATGCATACGGGATGAGCCGGCAGGCGCTGGTCGATGCGGCTTACTCCCTGGGGGTAGATCGGCAGAAAGCAAAAGAAGCATTCCGGCTCTTCCAGCAGTACGAGGACTGGAAGAAGTCATTATGGCTGGATTTCCAGCGTTCAGGCCGCGTAGCTACTGTTCTTGGCAACCACTACCGGCGGACAGGTAGGGGGCAGCTCACTGGTAAGGAGCAACGCTCAGCTGTCAGTCAGGTGATCCAAGGGACGGCATCCCTTATATTCAAGCGCGCGCTGCTGGAGGCCGCGTCCATGAGCGACGTCAAAGTGGTTTTGCCCATGCACGACGCACTGCTGTTCGAACACCGGCTCGCGGAAACACCAGCCAAAGTTGTCGATGCCTTCGAGAGAGTTATGACCGACGTGCTCGGTTCACAGGTCGCAGGGAAGGCATCAATCAGTCCTTTTGCCGAGCGCGAGCCCCCCCTCTCAGCGCCGAAAAGTAGATAA
- a CDS encoding RNA-directed DNA polymerase — MAGSDDSDYVLQSAFWLNGQALGFPVDFDLVLKHLRQDMRDDWYFDCLQYDDIFKHPAEAKRIIVSLLQEWNGVYRGNRSVVRNIPKKGYGERYGLETDFFDRFIYQAICSFLIPFYDPLLGHRVLSYRYEAAPLNPKYLFKNKIDRWFTFEGVALTFSKSERHLLVTDLSNFFENVSRVQIVDALERAVPDLAATGPQKLQIRNAIATLDRLLTQWTFSGDHGLPQNRDASSFLSNILLSSVDREMTKRGYDYYRYVDDIRIIADSEIHARRALQDLIRQLRTVGLNINANKTEILAPDASSAKIAEYFPSQDSSTIAINQMWQSRSRRIVTRSVTYIFDILTRCIAAGDSQTRTFRFAVNRVAKIVESGLFDVGDALSIELLDALSRSLSEHAVTTDQYCRLIATLDRDGRCLPALEAFLLADGGAIHDWQNYNIWMLLAVRRHRSDGLVALADRKLREDIKTGEAAAILIWLRCVEEKALIERCVGEFASLPYQNARYFLLASSVLAAEALRPLHHQVPIGLKGTGLRAKHHCNEDGLPFAVRESTDLLNLVDEVSGYD, encoded by the coding sequence ATGGCCGGCAGTGACGATTCTGACTATGTGCTCCAGTCGGCCTTTTGGTTGAACGGTCAGGCGCTGGGATTCCCGGTGGATTTCGACCTCGTGCTTAAGCATCTCCGCCAGGACATGCGCGACGACTGGTATTTCGACTGCCTCCAGTACGACGACATTTTCAAACATCCAGCAGAAGCGAAGCGAATTATCGTCTCGCTCTTGCAGGAATGGAACGGTGTATATCGCGGCAATCGCAGCGTCGTCCGGAACATACCGAAGAAGGGGTACGGCGAACGCTACGGGTTGGAGACCGACTTCTTCGACCGCTTCATCTACCAAGCGATATGCAGCTTCCTCATCCCCTTTTACGACCCGCTACTCGGCCACCGGGTGCTGAGCTACCGCTACGAGGCAGCGCCGCTGAACCCGAAATACCTCTTCAAGAACAAGATCGACCGCTGGTTCACCTTCGAGGGGGTGGCGCTGACCTTCAGTAAATCAGAACGCCATCTCCTGGTCACCGACCTGAGCAATTTCTTCGAGAACGTGTCGAGAGTGCAGATCGTGGATGCACTCGAGAGAGCCGTACCCGATCTTGCGGCCACCGGCCCGCAGAAGTTGCAGATCCGCAACGCGATCGCCACGCTCGACCGGTTACTAACTCAATGGACGTTTAGCGGGGATCATGGCCTCCCTCAAAACCGCGATGCCTCCTCCTTCCTATCCAACATCCTGTTATCGTCAGTGGACAGGGAGATGACCAAGAGGGGCTATGACTATTACCGATACGTAGACGACATCCGGATCATTGCCGACTCCGAGATCCACGCTCGGCGAGCCCTACAGGATTTGATCCGGCAATTACGGACGGTCGGCCTCAACATCAACGCGAACAAGACCGAAATCCTCGCCCCGGACGCCTCGAGCGCCAAGATAGCGGAGTACTTCCCCTCGCAGGACAGCTCCACGATCGCCATCAATCAGATGTGGCAGTCCCGTAGCCGCCGCATCGTTACCAGATCGGTGACCTACATCTTCGACATACTTACACGATGCATCGCGGCCGGAGATTCGCAGACGCGTACTTTCCGCTTCGCAGTGAACAGGGTGGCAAAGATCGTCGAGTCCGGTCTCTTCGACGTGGGCGACGCACTATCGATCGAGCTGCTCGACGCCCTGTCGCGCTCGCTATCGGAGCACGCGGTCACGACCGACCAATACTGCCGGTTAATAGCCACCTTGGACCGCGATGGACGCTGCCTGCCTGCCCTAGAGGCTTTTCTGCTGGCAGATGGTGGTGCCATCCACGATTGGCAGAATTACAACATCTGGATGCTGCTTGCGGTACGGCGGCACCGGTCCGACGGCCTCGTGGCGCTGGCCGATCGTAAACTGCGCGAGGACATAAAGACTGGTGAGGCGGCGGCCATCCTCATCTGGCTCCGTTGCGTCGAAGAAAAAGCTCTGATTGAAAGGTGCGTTGGCGAGTTCGCCTCGCTGCCTTACCAGAACGCCCGCTACTTCCTCCTCGCCTCGTCAGTTCTGGCCGCAGAGGCGTTGCGCCCCCTCCATCACCAAGTGCCGATCGGCTTGAAGGGAACTGGGCTAAGGGCGAAGCATCACTGCAACGAGGACGGCCTACCGTTTGCTGTCCGCGAGAGCACGGATCTTCTGAACCTCGTAGACGAGGTCAGCGGCTATGATTGA
- a CDS encoding DUF2513 domain-containing protein, producing the protein MGTPLKRDMDFIRSLLLDIERGHRAFNTLGDDVADTLGIDPAETIPAEEAERLAYHLGLLEDAGFVEFYKNMGGIWSAKRITWNGHEFLDTVRDTEVWERAKAGAEKAGNASVSFLWELAKAYGKHVASERLGIVLT; encoded by the coding sequence ATGGGTACGCCGCTCAAGCGCGATATGGACTTCATCCGCAGCCTTTTGCTTGACATCGAACGTGGCCACCGCGCGTTCAACACGTTGGGTGATGATGTTGCCGATACCTTAGGCATCGACCCAGCTGAAACTATACCAGCGGAGGAAGCTGAACGCTTAGCTTATCATCTAGGTCTGTTGGAAGATGCGGGGTTTGTTGAATTTTATAAAAACATGGGCGGCATCTGGAGCGCGAAACGCATTACCTGGAATGGCCATGAATTCCTCGACACGGTTCGCGACACGGAAGTGTGGGAAAGAGCCAAGGCGGGTGCCGAAAAAGCAGGTAATGCCAGCGTGTCGTTTCTCTGGGAGTTAGCTAAAGCTTATGGGAAGCACGTCGCCAGTGAGCGGTTAGGAATTGTCCTCACATAA